In Holophagales bacterium, one DNA window encodes the following:
- a CDS encoding AarF/ABC1/UbiB kinase family protein, with protein MLNESASRPEASESPLPPPELAEEFEVLVESKAPSLLRRLLTTYRHALGLLGGGLIAYLRALPPPRQRGLRYRWLRFINFFTRPFVDRKLRDLPFPVQLRKRLEILGPTYIKLGQVLAMRRDLLPDRVTTELANLLDRLPAVPYKRFLELVERDLGRDPFEIFAYVEAKPMGSASIGQVHRAGTRDGHAVILKVVKPGIREILKRDLALLRTLGRLLEMLIPRFQPKRAIDEFCYYTMRELDLELEADNAEIFAANFSDQPDIVFPRIFRQYSGPTVLCMEYLRGVKPNSTEALALPEPDREKLVDLGAAAIIRMLYRDGYFHADLHPGNLLILPGPRLGFIDLGMVGRFEEELRRNLLYYYYSLVVGDAESAARYLTGIARAGRGSDPQGFLRDVADVSRRWRRQVASQGTSVGQLILESVAKGARYKMYFPVELILMVKAIVTFESVGQLMLPGLDVTDYSQKHLNGVLYYQLNPLRLARESLRGAPEFLDTLVKVPMLITAGLRALEQATSRPPENPFAGMRGTMYAGFCLIAGAILAAFGSPTYLWGPLFILSGLLALRRGK; from the coding sequence ATGCTGAACGAATCGGCCTCGCGGCCCGAAGCCTCCGAGAGCCCCCTGCCTCCGCCCGAGCTGGCGGAGGAGTTCGAGGTTCTCGTCGAGTCGAAGGCGCCGAGCCTCCTGCGGCGCCTCCTCACCACCTACCGTCACGCGCTCGGCCTGCTCGGCGGCGGCCTGATCGCCTACCTGCGAGCGCTGCCGCCGCCGCGGCAACGCGGCCTGCGCTACCGCTGGCTGCGTTTCATCAACTTCTTCACCCGCCCCTTCGTCGACCGCAAGCTGCGCGACCTGCCCTTCCCGGTCCAGCTCCGCAAGCGGCTCGAGATCCTCGGCCCGACCTACATCAAACTCGGCCAGGTCCTGGCGATGCGCCGCGACCTGCTCCCCGACCGCGTCACCACCGAGCTCGCCAACCTGCTCGATCGCCTGCCGGCGGTGCCCTACAAGCGCTTCCTCGAGCTCGTCGAGCGCGATCTCGGTCGCGACCCGTTCGAGATCTTCGCCTACGTCGAGGCCAAGCCGATGGGCTCGGCGTCGATCGGCCAGGTCCACCGCGCCGGCACCCGCGACGGGCACGCCGTGATCCTCAAGGTCGTCAAGCCGGGGATCCGCGAAATCCTCAAACGCGACCTCGCGCTGCTGCGCACGCTCGGTCGCCTGCTCGAGATGTTGATCCCGCGCTTCCAGCCGAAGCGCGCGATCGACGAGTTCTGCTACTACACGATGCGCGAGCTCGACCTCGAGCTCGAGGCCGACAACGCCGAGATCTTCGCGGCGAACTTCTCCGACCAGCCCGACATCGTCTTTCCACGCATCTTCCGCCAGTACAGCGGCCCGACCGTCTTGTGCATGGAGTACCTGCGCGGGGTCAAGCCCAACAGCACCGAGGCGCTGGCGCTCCCCGAGCCCGACCGCGAGAAGCTGGTCGACCTCGGCGCGGCGGCGATCATCCGGATGCTCTATCGCGACGGCTACTTCCACGCCGACCTGCACCCCGGCAACCTGTTGATCCTGCCCGGCCCGCGGCTCGGCTTCATCGACCTCGGGATGGTCGGCCGGTTCGAGGAGGAGCTGCGACGGAACCTCCTCTACTACTACTACAGCCTCGTCGTCGGCGACGCCGAGAGCGCCGCCCGCTACCTGACCGGCATCGCGCGAGCGGGCCGCGGCAGCGATCCCCAGGGGTTCCTGCGCGACGTGGCCGACGTCTCCCGCCGCTGGCGCCGCCAGGTGGCGAGCCAGGGGACGTCGGTCGGCCAGCTGATCCTCGAGTCGGTCGCCAAGGGCGCCCGCTACAAGATGTACTTCCCCGTCGAGCTCATCCTGATGGTGAAGGCGATCGTCACCTTCGAGTCGGTCGGCCAGTTGATGCTGCCCGGGCTCGACGTGACCGACTACTCGCAGAAGCACCTCAACGGCGTCCTCTACTACCAGCTCAATCCGCTACGCCTGGCGCGCGAGAGCCTGCGCGGCGCGCCGGAGTTCCTCGACACCCTGGTCAAGGTCCCGATGCTCATCACCGCCGGCCTGCGCGCCCTCGAACAGGCCACCTCGCGCCCGCCGGAAAACCCGTTCGCCGGCATGCGCGGCACGATGTACGCCGGCTTCTGCCTGATCGCCGGCGCCATCCTCGCGGCCTTCGGCAGCCCGACCTATCTCTGGGGCCCCCTCTTCATCCTTTCGGGCCTGCTCGCCCTCCGCCGCGGCAAGTAG
- a CDS encoding PQQ-binding-like beta-propeller repeat protein → MRSALRSLAAALVLAPATVTAASEALNPRALPSLVERWSLRGDADAMALSAGSLFVVNDEAVTALDAETGDVRWTSHLSGESSWGEELIVVGNRIVVNREGSLLFFDASTGEPRGQVELPGYISAMAGPPLVAVVNESGKNDSLFSIDLEQAKVSATRVLPAEESDLALANGVAMVAMNEAADSLSTRFEGYDAHTLSPLWTFTERAVSEFVRVADRLWIATFQEACGGDTLRSIEPATGALGAPQPPHLDRRWYLSGLPWEYSFEARADEAGDAGGSGSRVGVLYRKELTTSRDAWHADLPGQPFRIVPFGSRLAVAVRRDAGRQLLALLDAGSGELIQLAFGLPPELRRLEAVGDLLLALEPSGVHAYELARFAKPENETRSLRSEVERLLLPPGGPSSKRSDLDSIWQIRAELDLLGPAACPAVVALLPRLDSTGLTAAAGFLEEKHCSDAAAALGRILGSMSLELEEIGWPESKAPIMVLRALSSLGGVAEVPSLARVLRDTNLNLEVRAEAYMALVSIGSPPAISAARALLSEGVTQRSALEPASPLPLLPLIGAPEPALVATPGCAECKADFRTWGLWRAASGAAVLSIEGDRRIVVYRDGSVGGSDNFWLAVVDAGGQLAEGPWFTGGRLGTGRHDDPRISLAGSATQVSIRNALGSALLTVALADLKVDQDGDGLTDLVEKRLRLDPARPDTDGDGLADGVDPAPNARKSAPQTDEEKARLALFAQLFQLIDRRRPDHTAMIVWQDQALEWRGREGPTLTLPPEEREAFFEEAGLDGIAHLFIDAWSARTPDGGPARYDACPKANEAERSYDVRVFRGGLSAVYYCAVMKPVDGNWLLRRLRIVGVS, encoded by the coding sequence ATGAGAAGCGCCCTCCGAAGCCTAGCTGCCGCGCTAGTCCTCGCTCCGGCCACCGTGACCGCCGCCAGCGAGGCGCTGAACCCGCGGGCCTTGCCCTCCTTGGTCGAACGATGGAGTCTGCGCGGAGATGCCGACGCCATGGCCCTCTCGGCGGGGAGCCTGTTCGTCGTGAACGACGAGGCTGTCACCGCACTCGACGCCGAAACCGGCGACGTGCGTTGGACGAGCCACCTGTCGGGAGAAAGCTCCTGGGGAGAGGAGCTCATCGTGGTCGGGAATCGTATCGTCGTCAACCGCGAGGGCTCGCTCCTCTTCTTCGACGCGTCCACGGGCGAGCCTCGAGGCCAAGTCGAGCTCCCCGGCTACATAAGCGCGATGGCGGGTCCTCCGCTGGTCGCAGTCGTGAACGAGAGCGGCAAGAACGACTCGCTGTTCTCGATCGACCTCGAGCAGGCGAAGGTGAGTGCTACGCGCGTGCTTCCCGCGGAAGAGAGCGACCTGGCGCTTGCAAACGGCGTGGCTATGGTGGCCATGAACGAAGCTGCCGACAGCCTCTCCACGCGCTTCGAGGGGTACGACGCGCACACTCTCTCCCCGCTCTGGACCTTCACGGAGCGAGCGGTATCGGAGTTCGTCCGCGTCGCCGACCGACTCTGGATAGCGACCTTCCAGGAGGCGTGCGGCGGGGATACTTTGCGCTCGATCGAGCCCGCGACTGGGGCTCTCGGAGCGCCCCAGCCACCCCATCTCGACCGGCGGTGGTACCTCTCCGGACTCCCGTGGGAGTACAGCTTCGAGGCACGAGCTGACGAAGCGGGCGACGCCGGCGGCTCGGGGTCCAGGGTTGGGGTCCTCTATCGCAAAGAGTTGACGACATCTCGAGACGCCTGGCATGCGGACCTACCCGGGCAGCCTTTCAGGATTGTGCCTTTCGGTTCCAGGCTCGCGGTCGCAGTCCGGCGCGATGCAGGTCGCCAACTTCTCGCTCTCCTCGATGCTGGCAGCGGAGAGCTGATCCAGCTCGCCTTCGGGCTTCCGCCCGAGCTTCGGAGACTCGAGGCCGTGGGCGACCTTCTCCTCGCTCTCGAACCCTCGGGAGTCCACGCCTACGAGCTCGCACGCTTCGCCAAGCCAGAGAACGAAACTCGCTCGCTGAGATCCGAGGTCGAGCGACTCCTCCTGCCGCCCGGTGGTCCATCGTCGAAGCGTTCGGATCTGGACAGCATCTGGCAGATTCGGGCGGAGCTCGATCTCCTCGGTCCAGCTGCCTGCCCTGCCGTCGTCGCCCTCCTTCCTCGCCTCGACTCGACCGGCTTGACCGCCGCCGCCGGGTTCCTCGAGGAAAAGCACTGTTCAGATGCAGCCGCCGCCTTGGGCCGAATACTCGGCTCGATGTCGCTCGAGCTGGAGGAAATCGGTTGGCCCGAGTCCAAGGCGCCGATCATGGTGCTTCGAGCGCTGAGCTCGCTGGGCGGCGTGGCGGAGGTTCCGTCCCTCGCCCGCGTCCTGCGCGACACCAACTTGAATCTAGAGGTGCGTGCCGAGGCGTACATGGCGCTCGTCTCGATCGGTTCGCCGCCAGCGATCTCCGCGGCTCGCGCCCTCCTCTCCGAGGGGGTCACACAGCGGTCGGCACTCGAGCCGGCGTCACCCCTCCCGCTCCTGCCGCTCATCGGTGCACCCGAACCAGCTCTGGTGGCGACACCGGGCTGTGCTGAATGCAAGGCCGACTTCCGAACCTGGGGGCTCTGGCGTGCCGCGAGCGGGGCCGCCGTGCTTTCCATCGAAGGCGACCGCCGCATCGTCGTTTATCGCGACGGCTCGGTTGGAGGGTCCGACAACTTCTGGCTCGCAGTCGTGGACGCGGGGGGGCAGCTAGCCGAGGGACCGTGGTTCACCGGTGGGCGGCTCGGCACGGGTCGACACGATGATCCGCGAATCTCGCTGGCCGGGTCGGCGACGCAAGTCAGCATTCGCAATGCGCTCGGCTCCGCTCTGCTCACGGTGGCACTTGCGGACCTGAAAGTCGACCAGGATGGCGACGGCCTCACGGACCTCGTCGAGAAGAGACTCCGGCTGGATCCTGCGCGGCCAGATACGGACGGCGACGGACTCGCCGACGGTGTCGACCCGGCCCCGAACGCTCGCAAGTCCGCTCCCCAGACGGACGAAGAGAAGGCGCGGCTCGCGCTCTTTGCGCAGCTCTTCCAACTGATCGACCGGCGCCGCCCGGACCACACCGCCATGATCGTGTGGCAAGACCAAGCCTTAGAGTGGCGCGGGCGCGAAGGGCCGACCCTCACACTTCCCCCGGAAGAACGGGAGGCGTTCTTCGAAGAAGCGGGTCTGGACGGAATCGCACACCTGTTCATCGATGCGTGGTCAGCCAGGACACCGGATGGCGGTCCTGCTCGATACGACGCCTGCCCCAAGGCGAACGAAGCCGAGCGAAGCTACGACGTCAGAGTCTTCCGCGGTGGGCTCAGCGCGGTCTACTACTGCGCCGTAATGAAGCCAGTCGACGGCAACTGGCTGTTGCGCCGTCTCCGAATCGTGGGCGTCTCCTAG
- a CDS encoding DUF4214 domain-containing protein, translating to MNQRPIAARPAVTALLAASLLAGLVLLAAPGSPAAAQSCVACGPRPYICDVDISAQRPGDRGRGMDARRGLSLSGDETIELRAEGIDQFGRRYPSERGLFVLETGRDCRSGAVRIDDSGDGRFRISAGSGRGGCELWLRVPGNQNLEWRIPVEIRSAAAGGYDRMQSEYIGRRLYLALLGRDADRDGLSSAVAEIQRGRLSDLVEAMLRSSEYVSQRAGLSASQRLEDIYQGLLGRVPDSGGVRRYLGEVERGRVASVVIDIVRSEEFEGRMQRGGR from the coding sequence ATGAATCAGCGACCGATCGCCGCCCGCCCCGCCGTCACCGCTCTCCTCGCCGCGAGCCTGCTCGCCGGCCTCGTGCTCCTCGCCGCCCCCGGTTCGCCGGCCGCCGCCCAGTCCTGCGTCGCCTGTGGCCCGCGGCCGTACATCTGCGACGTCGACATCTCGGCGCAACGCCCCGGCGACCGCGGCCGCGGCATGGACGCGCGTCGCGGACTCTCGCTCTCCGGCGACGAGACGATCGAGCTGCGCGCCGAAGGGATCGACCAGTTCGGCCGCCGCTATCCGTCCGAGCGCGGTCTCTTCGTGCTCGAGACCGGCCGCGATTGCCGGTCGGGTGCGGTGCGCATCGACGATTCGGGAGACGGTCGCTTCCGCATCTCCGCCGGTTCGGGTCGCGGCGGGTGCGAGCTCTGGCTGCGCGTTCCGGGCAATCAGAATCTCGAGTGGCGGATTCCGGTCGAGATCCGCTCCGCGGCCGCGGGCGGCTACGACCGCATGCAATCGGAGTACATCGGCCGCCGGCTCTATCTGGCGCTTCTCGGTCGCGACGCCGACCGCGACGGTCTGAGCTCGGCGGTGGCGGAGATCCAGCGCGGCCGCCTCTCCGATCTCGTCGAGGCGATGCTGCGTAGCTCCGAGTACGTCTCGCAGCGCGCCGGTCTTTCGGCGTCGCAGCGACTCGAGGACATCTATCAGGGTCTGCTCGGCCGGGTTCCCGACAGCGGCGGCGTGCGCCGGTACCTCGGCGAGGTGGAGCGCGGGCGAGTCGCCAGCGTGGTCATCGACATCGTGCGCTCGGAGGAGTTCGAGGGCCGGATGCAGCGCGGCGGGCGATGA
- a CDS encoding TolC family protein → MTRPAFRAALAHLAAAVLLTRAAAADPLTFTAARTRLLATSPGLAAARAEEARRAEGELAARGLAWPTVEVGARFTRIDEPIVIDLAPIRQVILALHPAVPAALVPPFTLDVQDESFLRGDVRLTWPLFTAGRIPAAQRAAAAESAEAAAERRSTEGRLSTDLARRYFGVRLAARVLALREEELAGLRDHARQARRLEEEGQIARAERLRADVAVAEATRDLENARQDLELARSALERLLALPGAADPATSLPRPIELAPLASFVAQAREAHPALARLAAQRELARQARAAARGELLPELYAFGVRELYEPDLTLLDPAWAVGLGARWTLFDGGRRRHKIAAAERLGERVEALTTQAGDDIALSTERAYRNAEKARTQHAALAAVRELAAEALRAREHAFAEGFATSLDVVDARNTLTRVEVGRLAAANDWAVALAELLEACGTSDELPARLAALPAEEP, encoded by the coding sequence GTGACACGTCCTGCCTTCCGCGCCGCGCTCGCACACCTCGCCGCAGCCGTCCTGCTGACGAGGGCGGCAGCGGCCGACCCGCTGACCTTCACAGCCGCCCGTACCCGGCTGCTCGCCACGAGCCCCGGCCTCGCCGCCGCACGAGCCGAGGAGGCGCGACGGGCCGAAGGCGAGCTCGCCGCCCGCGGCCTCGCCTGGCCCACCGTCGAGGTCGGCGCGCGCTTCACCCGCATCGACGAACCGATCGTCATCGATCTCGCCCCGATCCGCCAGGTCATCCTCGCCCTGCATCCGGCGGTACCGGCGGCGCTCGTCCCGCCCTTCACCCTCGACGTCCAGGACGAGAGCTTCCTGCGCGGCGACGTCCGCCTGACCTGGCCGCTCTTCACCGCCGGGAGGATCCCCGCGGCGCAGCGCGCCGCCGCCGCCGAGAGCGCCGAGGCCGCTGCCGAACGCCGCTCCACCGAAGGGCGGTTGTCGACCGACCTGGCACGCCGCTACTTCGGCGTGCGCCTTGCCGCGCGCGTCCTCGCCCTGCGCGAGGAGGAGCTCGCCGGACTGCGCGACCACGCCCGCCAGGCCCGCCGTCTCGAGGAAGAGGGGCAGATCGCGCGCGCCGAGCGACTACGCGCCGACGTGGCGGTGGCGGAGGCGACGCGCGATCTGGAGAACGCCCGGCAAGACCTGGAGCTGGCGCGATCCGCGCTGGAGCGCCTCCTCGCCCTGCCCGGCGCGGCCGATCCGGCGACCTCGCTCCCGCGGCCGATCGAGCTCGCTCCGCTCGCGTCGTTCGTCGCCCAGGCACGGGAGGCGCACCCCGCCCTCGCGCGCCTGGCCGCCCAGCGCGAGCTGGCTCGACAGGCGCGCGCAGCGGCACGCGGCGAGCTTCTCCCCGAGCTCTACGCCTTCGGCGTGCGCGAGCTCTACGAACCGGACCTGACGCTGCTCGACCCGGCCTGGGCCGTCGGACTCGGGGCGCGCTGGACGCTCTTCGACGGCGGCCGGCGGCGACACAAGATCGCCGCCGCCGAACGACTCGGCGAGCGGGTCGAGGCGCTCACCACCCAGGCCGGCGACGACATCGCGCTCTCGACCGAGCGCGCCTACCGCAACGCCGAGAAGGCGCGCACCCAACACGCCGCGCTCGCTGCCGTGCGCGAGCTCGCCGCCGAGGCGCTGCGTGCCCGCGAGCATGCCTTCGCCGAGGGGTTCGCCACCTCCCTCGACGTGGTGGACGCTCGCAATACCCTGACCCGCGTCGAGGTCGGCCGCCTCGCCGCCGCCAACGACTGGGCCGTCGCTCTGGCCGAGCTGCTCGAGGCTTGCGGCACGAGCGACGAGCTGCCGGCACGCCTCGCGGCCCTGCCGGCCGAGGAGCCGTGA
- a CDS encoding efflux RND transporter periplasmic adaptor subunit: MSETPTAPSPWRRTVVALAVLLAVAAAIAGLYHLLSRPALDRVQGEIDATEVRVTAKVPGRVLEMRVREGQHVSAGELVARLATPELGAKRDQAEAARRAAEAQSRKAESGARREEIRAAEALWQRATRAEELTRLTFERLDRLQRDAVVPTQRRDEAEAAWKAAADAVAAARASYDLALAGARREDRQAAAALVEQAGGVVAEVASYEREGELTAPRSGEIAVVVVQPGELVGPGAPVATLIDLDDVWATFNLREDRLAALPMGRRFAATIPALGGREIELEVDFVAPQGSFANWRATGESGAFDLKGFEVRARPTAPVEGLRPGMSVLVDWSRLTAAPAP, encoded by the coding sequence ATGTCCGAGACCCCGACCGCACCTTCCCCCTGGCGGCGAACCGTCGTCGCGCTGGCCGTGCTGCTCGCCGTGGCTGCCGCCATCGCCGGGCTCTACCACCTGCTCTCGCGTCCGGCGCTCGACCGCGTCCAAGGCGAGATCGACGCCACCGAAGTGCGCGTCACCGCGAAGGTCCCCGGCCGCGTGCTGGAGATGCGGGTCCGCGAAGGCCAGCATGTCTCCGCCGGCGAGCTGGTCGCTCGCCTCGCGACGCCGGAGCTCGGCGCCAAGCGCGATCAGGCCGAGGCCGCCCGCCGGGCAGCGGAGGCGCAGAGCCGCAAGGCCGAGAGCGGCGCGAGGCGCGAGGAGATCCGCGCCGCCGAGGCGCTCTGGCAGCGCGCCACCCGCGCCGAAGAGCTCACTCGCCTGACCTTCGAGCGGCTCGACCGCCTGCAGCGCGACGCGGTCGTCCCCACCCAGCGACGCGACGAGGCCGAGGCCGCCTGGAAAGCGGCGGCCGATGCCGTCGCGGCGGCCCGCGCCAGCTACGACCTCGCACTCGCCGGGGCACGCCGCGAAGATCGGCAAGCGGCGGCTGCGCTCGTCGAGCAGGCAGGCGGGGTCGTCGCCGAGGTGGCGAGCTACGAGCGCGAGGGCGAGCTCACGGCTCCGCGCTCCGGCGAGATCGCCGTCGTCGTCGTCCAGCCCGGCGAGCTCGTCGGTCCCGGCGCACCGGTGGCCACCCTGATCGATCTCGACGACGTCTGGGCGACGTTCAACCTGCGCGAGGACCGCCTCGCCGCGCTGCCGATGGGCCGTCGCTTCGCGGCGACGATCCCGGCGCTCGGCGGTCGCGAGATCGAGCTCGAGGTCGATTTCGTCGCCCCCCAGGGGAGCTTCGCCAACTGGCGAGCCACCGGCGAGTCGGGCGCGTTCGACCTCAAAGGCTTCGAGGTGCGCGCCCGTCCGACCGCCCCGGTCGAAGGACTGCGTCCCGGCATGAGCGTGCTCGTCGACTGGTCACGGCTGACCGCCGCACCCGCCCCATGA
- a CDS encoding ABC transporter permease, translated as MRGALVAVLVRELARARRGPLVALLVVVLPLASFALLAAVFSARVPRDLPVVLVDLDDTPLSRRLARFADATPSVRLAERTADAALAERRLLEGRAYAVFTVPAGFERNVLRGGPSPVLLATNSQWLLPASLIRRDLTEAVGTLSAGVEIRTLEARGSGAALARERFEPVHGERHALFNPGLDYLHYLLVGLLPTMLQIFVLVAGVQAVGSELREGSAGEWLDAGQGRIGVALFGKLLPYATGYLGIAAAMLAGLFGPLGVPRRGSATLLLVASALFVLAYLGLGALLAALFGNLRLATSAAAFVATPAFAFVGLTFPTMAMPPLAQVWGAALPLTHYLRLLLEQAMRGAPPADSFAELAVLGGFALVAPWLALPRLARLARNPAAWGRS; from the coding sequence TTGAGGGGCGCCCTCGTCGCCGTCCTCGTCCGCGAGCTCGCACGTGCCCGGCGCGGTCCGCTCGTCGCCTTGCTGGTGGTCGTCCTGCCGCTCGCCTCGTTCGCCCTGCTCGCGGCGGTCTTCTCGGCGCGCGTCCCCCGCGACCTTCCGGTGGTGCTCGTCGATCTCGACGACACGCCCCTGTCCCGTCGACTCGCCCGCTTCGCCGACGCGACCCCGTCGGTGCGGCTCGCCGAGCGCACGGCCGACGCGGCGCTCGCCGAGCGGCGGCTGCTCGAAGGGCGCGCGTACGCCGTCTTCACCGTGCCGGCGGGCTTCGAGCGCAACGTGCTGCGCGGCGGCCCCTCGCCGGTGCTGCTCGCCACCAACTCCCAGTGGCTGCTGCCGGCGTCGCTCATCCGGCGCGACCTCACCGAGGCGGTCGGCACGCTCTCGGCCGGCGTCGAGATCCGCACCCTCGAGGCGCGTGGCAGCGGCGCGGCGCTCGCCCGGGAGCGCTTCGAGCCGGTCCACGGCGAGCGCCACGCCCTGTTCAATCCCGGCCTCGACTATCTCCACTACCTGCTCGTCGGCCTGCTGCCGACGATGCTGCAGATCTTCGTCCTGGTCGCCGGCGTGCAGGCGGTCGGCAGCGAGCTGCGCGAAGGAAGTGCCGGCGAGTGGCTGGACGCGGGCCAGGGGCGCATCGGCGTGGCGCTCTTCGGCAAGCTCCTGCCCTACGCCACGGGCTACCTGGGCATCGCCGCGGCGATGCTCGCCGGGCTCTTCGGTCCACTCGGCGTCCCACGTCGTGGATCCGCCACCCTGTTGCTCGTCGCGTCTGCGCTCTTCGTCCTCGCCTACCTCGGACTCGGCGCCCTGCTGGCCGCGCTCTTCGGCAACCTGCGGCTGGCGACGAGCGCCGCGGCGTTCGTCGCCACGCCGGCCTTCGCTTTCGTGGGGTTGACCTTCCCGACGATGGCGATGCCGCCGCTCGCCCAGGTGTGGGGTGCCGCGCTGCCGCTGACCCACTACCTGCGCTTGCTGCTCGAGCAGGCGATGCGCGGAGCTCCGCCCGCCGATTCGTTCGCCGAGCTCGCGGTGCTCGGCGGCTTCGCCCTCGTCGCGCCCTGGCTCGCCCTGCCGCGGCTCGCCCGCCTGGCGCGCAACCCGGCCGCCTGGGGCAGGTCGTGA
- a CDS encoding ABC transporter permease yields the protein MSDLLAVAWDEARTVARDVGALLVLVGAILVYAVFYPQPYLPEVLRDVPVVVLDRDDTPASRALARTVDAHELVAVARRTTDPAIARAMVLAGEAGGVLEIPADFARTIARGEPATVGLFADASTFLVYRQALTGLAESVRVFSARIELRRFAAGGSGASEARARRDPIPLVVRSLYNPVEGYASYIVPAVLVLILQQTLLIGVGMLAGTRAEDAAPRPPRRAAAGPATTVLGRALAYLALYALHATLYFGLARRLFDFPERGAAGDVAALALPFLLAAIFLALTAGRLFRRRESAMQLLLFTSLPAIFLAGFAWPSEAVPPAIRALFLLLPSSSAIPALLRVEQMGADLAAVRPELSTLWALVALYFVLAWLGERRARART from the coding sequence GTGAGCGATCTGCTCGCCGTCGCCTGGGACGAGGCGCGCACCGTCGCGCGCGACGTCGGGGCACTCCTCGTCCTGGTCGGGGCGATCCTCGTCTACGCCGTCTTCTATCCGCAGCCCTACCTGCCCGAGGTGCTGCGCGACGTGCCGGTCGTCGTTCTCGATCGCGACGACACGCCGGCGTCGCGGGCGCTCGCCCGGACGGTCGACGCCCACGAGCTCGTCGCCGTGGCGAGGCGCACGACCGATCCGGCGATCGCGCGAGCCATGGTCCTCGCCGGCGAGGCCGGCGGCGTCCTCGAGATCCCCGCCGACTTCGCGCGCACGATCGCCCGCGGCGAGCCGGCGACCGTCGGTCTCTTCGCCGACGCCAGCACCTTCCTGGTCTATCGCCAGGCGCTCACCGGACTGGCCGAGAGTGTCCGTGTCTTCTCGGCGCGGATCGAGCTCCGCCGTTTCGCCGCCGGGGGCAGCGGTGCGAGCGAGGCGCGGGCGAGGCGGGATCCGATACCGCTCGTCGTGCGCTCGCTCTACAACCCGGTCGAAGGGTACGCGAGCTACATCGTGCCGGCGGTGCTGGTGCTGATCCTCCAGCAGACGCTGCTCATCGGCGTCGGCATGCTCGCCGGAACGCGCGCCGAAGACGCGGCGCCCCGTCCCCCGCGACGCGCGGCGGCCGGTCCCGCCACCACCGTGCTCGGCCGTGCCCTCGCCTATCTCGCGCTCTACGCGCTCCACGCCACCCTCTACTTCGGGCTGGCGCGTCGCCTCTTCGACTTTCCCGAGCGCGGCGCGGCAGGGGACGTCGCGGCGCTCGCGCTGCCGTTCCTGCTCGCGGCGATCTTCCTCGCGCTCACCGCGGGCCGCCTCTTCCGACGGCGCGAATCGGCGATGCAACTGCTGCTCTTCACCTCGCTGCCCGCCATCTTCCTGGCGGGATTCGCCTGGCCGAGCGAGGCCGTGCCCCCGGCGATCCGAGCGCTCTTCCTGCTGCTGCCGAGCAGCTCGGCGATCCCGGCGCTGCTACGGGTCGAGCAGATGGGCGCCGACCTCGCCGCCGTTCGCCCCGAGCTCTCGACGCTCTGGGCGCTGGTCGCGCTCTACTTCGTCCTCGCCTGGCTCGGCGAACGCCGCGCGCGAGCGCGGACCTGA
- a CDS encoding peroxiredoxin — MSLAIGNRLPDARLHRLGPEGVRPFSFAEYLAGRKVVLFAVPGAFTSTCSSVHLPGYVRLAGELRARGVAAIACLAANDPFVMAAWAAAHGAAETIDMLADGNGELLAALGCAADLSGIGLGRRYRRFAAVVDDGVVRALEIEPERGVTCSSAASILTLLDSPG; from the coding sequence ATGAGTCTCGCCATCGGCAATCGCCTGCCCGACGCGCGCCTGCACCGTCTCGGCCCGGAGGGTGTCCGGCCGTTCTCCTTCGCCGAGTACCTTGCCGGCCGCAAGGTGGTCCTGTTCGCAGTGCCGGGAGCGTTCACCTCGACCTGTTCGAGCGTCCACCTGCCGGGCTACGTGCGGCTCGCCGGCGAGCTGCGGGCGCGGGGCGTGGCGGCGATCGCCTGCCTGGCCGCCAACGACCCGTTCGTCATGGCCGCCTGGGCCGCAGCCCACGGCGCCGCCGAGACCATCGACATGCTCGCCGACGGCAACGGCGAGCTGCTCGCCGCGCTCGGTTGTGCCGCGGATCTCTCGGGCATCGGGCTCGGCAGGCGCTACCGGCGTTTCGCCGCCGTCGTCGACGACGGGGTCGTCCGTGCCCTCGAGATCGAGCCCGAACGTGGCGTCACCTGCTCGTCGGCGGCGTCGATCCTCACCTTGCTCGACAGTCCCGGCTAA